In a single window of the Rhodoferax saidenbachensis genome:
- a CDS encoding aldo/keto reductase, whose translation MKNRTLGQAHTPASSLGLGCMGMSEFYGASDDIQSHKTLQRAMELGINFWDTADTYGFGHNESLIGHFIAQGGPAVRKQLVIATKFGIVREPGKYERRIDNSPTYIRSACEASLRRLQVDTIDLYYCHRRNPEVPIEDMVGAMADLVHAGKVRQIGLSEVSPSTLRKAHAVYPIAALQSEYSLWAREPEYEMLQVCAELATSFVAYSPLGRAFLTGTFNTTSLAGNDFRKILPRMRGDAEATNRLLVEALGRFAAARGATNAQIALAWLLHKHPHVLPIPGTRRITYLEQNAAATDIVLSADDLARLDQMFAPDKVAGARYPDAGMVGIEPL comes from the coding sequence ATGAAAAACCGCACGCTGGGCCAAGCCCACACACCCGCTTCGTCCCTGGGGCTGGGCTGCATGGGCATGAGCGAGTTTTATGGTGCCAGCGACGACATCCAGTCCCACAAGACACTGCAGCGTGCGATGGAGCTGGGCATCAACTTCTGGGACACCGCCGACACCTATGGTTTTGGCCACAATGAAAGTCTGATCGGCCACTTCATCGCCCAGGGCGGTCCTGCGGTGCGCAAGCAACTGGTCATTGCCACCAAATTTGGCATCGTGCGCGAACCGGGCAAGTACGAGCGCCGCATCGACAACAGCCCGACCTATATCCGCAGCGCCTGCGAAGCATCCTTGCGGCGCCTGCAGGTGGACACCATCGACCTGTACTACTGCCACCGGCGCAACCCGGAGGTTCCCATCGAAGACATGGTGGGCGCCATGGCCGACCTGGTGCACGCGGGCAAGGTGCGTCAGATCGGACTGTCCGAAGTCTCGCCCAGCACATTGCGCAAGGCCCACGCGGTGTACCCCATCGCCGCCCTCCAGAGCGAATACTCGTTATGGGCACGCGAGCCCGAGTACGAAATGCTGCAGGTCTGTGCCGAGCTGGCCACCAGCTTTGTCGCCTACAGCCCGCTGGGCCGCGCCTTTTTGACCGGCACGTTCAACACCACATCGCTGGCCGGCAATGACTTCCGCAAGATACTCCCACGCATGCGCGGCGATGCAGAAGCCACCAACCGCCTGCTGGTGGAGGCGCTGGGGCGTTTTGCTGCCGCACGCGGTGCGACGAATGCGCAAATCGCGCTGGCCTGGTTGCTCCACAAACACCCGCATGTGCTGCCCATTCCCGGCACCCGTCGCATCACGTATCTGGAGCAGAACGCCGCAGCCACAGACATCGTGCTCAGCGCAGACGACCTGGCCCGCCTGGACCAGATGTTTGCACCCGACAAGGTGGCCGGTGCGC